The following are from one region of the Hypanus sabinus isolate sHypSab1 chromosome 14, sHypSab1.hap1, whole genome shotgun sequence genome:
- the commd8 gene encoding COMM domain-containing protein 8 isoform X2, with protein sequence MPLLVAVAGARRDLGKSKLGTRRARTRQYRHARSPAGRAHAPVPPCAFASWACGRACWPGLGSARLPAKMARMLGKLAPEDCPRFIHRVIDGICGRAFPRFRDYGNVWSLVEWMEVLGEATTFVKHACSKHLSDEEVQQLMNGLSASHQEAVLSCLKARKDELRRALIEKTNNMSSAQLQDFDWQLKLPLSSDKIAFLQIPLLNLDLSVKENGVLKPVTIEMDKEELQTLIHSLEAANKVL encoded by the exons ATGCCGTTGCTTGTTGCCGTTGCAGGAGCGAGGAGAGATCTGGGGAAATCGAAGCTCGGCACCCGCCGCGCGCGCACGCGCCAGTACCGCCATGCGCGTTCGCCTGCTGGGCGCGCGCACGCGCCAGTACCGCCATGCGCGTTCGCCTCCTGGGCGTGCGGCCGCGCCTGCTGGCCTGGGCTCGGCTCGGCTCGGCTCCCGGCGAAGATGGCGCGGATGCTAGGGAAGCTGGCACCTGAGGATTGCCCCAGG TTCATTCACAGGGTAATTGATGGTATTTGTGGACGTGCATTTCCGCGGTTTCGGGATTATGGAAATGTTTGGAGTCTTGTAGAATGGATGGAGGTCCTAGGTGAGGCCACAACGTTTGTAAAACATGCCTGCAGTAAACACCTGTCTGATGAAGAG GTTCAACAACTAATGAATGGACTGAGTGCATCTCATCAAGAAGCAGTACTTAGTTGTTTAAAAGCAAGAAAGGATGAGCTCAGACGGGCATTAATCGAGAAAACCAACAACATGTCTTCTGCTCAGCTACAGGATTTTGATTGGCAGCTAAAG TTACCTCTTTCAAGTGACAAGATTGCTTTTCTTCAAATTCCACTGCTGAACCTTGACCTCAGTGTCAAGGAAAATGGAGTACTAAAACCTGTCACCATTGAAATGGACAAAGAAGAGCTCCAGACACTAATTCACTCTCTGGAGGCAGCAAATAAGGTACTTTAA
- the commd8 gene encoding COMM domain-containing protein 8 isoform X1 translates to MPLLVAVAGARRDLGKSKLGTRRARTRQYRHARSPAGRAHAPVPPCAFASWACGRACWPGLGSARLPAKMARMLGKLAPEDCPRFIHRVIDGICGRAFPRFRDYGNVWSLVEWMEVLGEATTFVKHACSKHLSDEEVQQLMNGLSASHQEAVLSCLKARKDELRRALIEKTNNMSSAQLQDFDWQLKLPLSSDKIAFLQIPLLNLDLSVKENGVLKPVTIEMDKEELQTLIHSLEAANKVVLQIK, encoded by the exons ATGCCGTTGCTTGTTGCCGTTGCAGGAGCGAGGAGAGATCTGGGGAAATCGAAGCTCGGCACCCGCCGCGCGCGCACGCGCCAGTACCGCCATGCGCGTTCGCCTGCTGGGCGCGCGCACGCGCCAGTACCGCCATGCGCGTTCGCCTCCTGGGCGTGCGGCCGCGCCTGCTGGCCTGGGCTCGGCTCGGCTCGGCTCCCGGCGAAGATGGCGCGGATGCTAGGGAAGCTGGCACCTGAGGATTGCCCCAGG TTCATTCACAGGGTAATTGATGGTATTTGTGGACGTGCATTTCCGCGGTTTCGGGATTATGGAAATGTTTGGAGTCTTGTAGAATGGATGGAGGTCCTAGGTGAGGCCACAACGTTTGTAAAACATGCCTGCAGTAAACACCTGTCTGATGAAGAG GTTCAACAACTAATGAATGGACTGAGTGCATCTCATCAAGAAGCAGTACTTAGTTGTTTAAAAGCAAGAAAGGATGAGCTCAGACGGGCATTAATCGAGAAAACCAACAACATGTCTTCTGCTCAGCTACAGGATTTTGATTGGCAGCTAAAG TTACCTCTTTCAAGTGACAAGATTGCTTTTCTTCAAATTCCACTGCTGAACCTTGACCTCAGTGTCAAGGAAAATGGAGTACTAAAACCTGTCACCATTGAAATGGACAAAGAAGAGCTCCAGACACTAATTCACTCTCTGGAGGCAGCAAATAAG